The following nucleotide sequence is from Zingiber officinale cultivar Zhangliang chromosome 10A, Zo_v1.1, whole genome shotgun sequence.
ATAAATTGTTTCAATGTGAAGACTAGCAACAACGTTGTTGCTAACTTAAACCATAGCTTTTGACTTGGATTGAACCATGTGATACacatatatcaaattgaagatcatTCAGAGATCTTTGAATTAATATATTATGTGTCTCGTGGTTCAATTCATGTTAAAAGTAtggtatttaaaaatttaattcaacAACACGTTGTTGATTTCTTAAAATCAACAACATGTtactgattttcaaaaatcaacaacacaataCTGATTTTTAAAATCAACAATAGAAATCAATAATACAacattgatttttgaaaatcagccACAATGTgctgctaatttttaaaaatcagtaaCACTGTGTTACTGATATTTAAAAATCAACAACATAATATTGATTTTTGAAATCTACAATAAAAGTCAACAACAcaatactaatttttaaaaatcagtaacactaattttcaaaaatcagtaacactaattttcaaaaatcaggaATATCGtgttattgatttttaaaaatcaacaacacaaaAATCAATAAAACAATCAAAAGTTCATAAAATTGGCTCCCAATTTGTTCggatgaagaataaaaagaaagagagacgAATAAAGTAGAAGTGAAGAGAAAAGTAAGAAGAGAGTACGTTATTTGAACATTCAGAGATCTTCAAATTGATATATTGTGCGTCTCGTGGTTCAATtcgagttaaaagttatgatatttaaaaaattaaatcaacaacACGTTTTTGGTTTCTTAAAATCAACAACACCATGTtactgattttcaaaaatcaacaccATAATACTGATTTTTGGAAATCAGCAATACAacattgattttcaaaaatcagccacaatgtgttactaattttcaaaaatcagtaacattgtgttgctgattttttaaaatcaacaatacaacatTGATTTTTGAAATCTACAAGAAAAGTTAGCAACACAtactaatttttgaaaatcagtaacactaattttcaaaaatcaagaaTACTAGTgtcattaatttttgaaaatcaacaatAAAAAATCAGTAACACAATCAAAAGTTCTTAAAATTGGTTCCAAATTTTTTTCTAATGAAGAGTAAAAAGAAACAGAGACAAATAAAGTAAAAGTGAAGAGAAAAGTAAGAAAAGAGACTACATTATTTGAATATTTTCAAAACTACATATGTGATAGGAAAAAACATATAATCATCCGTGTTGTTTGATAAATCAtcgtatataaataaatatatacacATTGactcataataataaaaataataataataataataataataaaaataaattttttattctttattttttttagcgAACACTTGCGAGCATATGACTAATATATTAGAATAAATGCCAAGATTGTTTCTAATTAATGTAAAATTGGTTGAATGCCAGCGAATTAACTGGTTGGAAAATGgcataaataaaactaaaaacgGTGAAATGAAATTAAAGAAGCTTTGTTTCTACCCACGTGTCGTCTTGCCAAGCGCCTAGCTAGGTGTCCGAAGAACCTTCCAACTCTCCCATCtcatctcctctcttttcctttccttccAAGTTCCAGTTTCCAATTGCCTTCCCACCCACCCACGCCACCCGCAAAGTCATATATTGGAAGGACCCGAAGATGGGAAAGTGTGGCGCAAGATGGATTTATgagagagaagagggagaagagagcGAGGAAGAGAGATGCATATGGGGCAGAGGAAGAgtggcgccgccgccgccgccgccccctCCGCCGGTGCTGGAGGCGGGGGGCCGGCGCCGTTCCTTGTGAAGACGTACGagatggtggatgagaaggagacGCAAGAGGTGATATCGTGGGGAGAGAAGGGGGAGTCGTTCGTGGTGTGGAAGCCAGCCGAGTTCGCCCGCGACCTGCTTCCCCTCCATTTCAAGCACAACAACTTCTCCAGCTTCGTCCGACAACTAAACACCTACGTACTTTGCTTACTGTTATCCGTCTCTctttttcataattaattatttgcATGCTTTGATCCGCCTATAAACTGAATCGACTATAATCTAAATTCATGAGAATTccagtcaaaatttcaaaaatatataacTTTAATTTCTTTTTGTCTAGCTAGCTAGGCTTCCAAAATCAGATTGGACTAAATTTTCTGTTTTACTTTTgctttgatttaattaaatgcgGCATTTCAGATTAATCAACTAAACCGATAGAATAATAGATAGATGAGATATTATTTACCACTTGACGAGTTCTTATTCTATTTAAAAAAACGTATTGGAAGGACGATCGTACACGGCAAGGTGAACGACCAATGACTTTGCAGCGTCGTTTTACCAAACGTGTTTATCTCCCTGAGAAAGAGTGATTAGATTACGTTAACTTTCTCCAGTTTCCTCCTCGATCGAATAAGATTTGATTTCtgtgtttttcaaatatttattcCTATGATATATTAATTGCGTATACTAAAATTAAGAAACTTCTGGATGCAGGGCTTTCACAAGGTGGTCCCCGATCGATGGGAGTTCACCAACGAAAACTTCCGGCGAGGCGAGCAAAGTCTCCTCTGCAACATCCGCCGACGAAAGCCGTCGACGGTTCCTGCATCCACGTCCCACCTTTCCTCCCACGACAAGGCTACTGCAACTGCTCGTCCGCCTCCCCCTTCTTCCGCGGCTAATTCCGGCCAACTCCACGCCTCTTCCCCCGCCTCGTCCCCGCCGCCTGCCGACCGGCTTCTTCAACTCGCCGACGAGAACGAGAAGCTCAGGAAGGATAACCACGTGCTCAGTGCCGAGCTTTCGCAAACCAAGTGCCGCTTCCGCGAGCTCCTCGGATTCCTCTCCAACTACGTCGACGTGAACAAGCTCGGGTTCGGTCGGGCAACTGCGGCGGTCGACGGTGGTGGCGAGGGAGAGGAAGACACGGTAGCGGTGGAAAAATCTGGAGGCGTGAAGCTCTTCGGCGTGCTGCTGCAGGGCATCGGTGGGAAGCGCAGGAAGAGGCGGAGGTGCGATGCTTGGCAGGGGATCTCAAAGCCTCTGTTTCTGCAACTGAAAAACTAGCAGTCAAAGCAATTCCAGATCACCGGAAACAAAAAATGAATTAATCAGTAGGATAGTAAACAACAAGGATTTGGTGGCAAGGCATCAATCTCTCTGCTCCAAAGGATTGATAGAAATTGATGTTTCAAATAGGCAACTGAAATCGAAAGCTTTATGTTTGCTTGTAACTTTTCCCATCCTTTAAATAGTATCAAGTGTATTGGTGCTTTGCAAAATAGAATCAAGTGTAAATTAATGGAATTTTTTTTCATCGAAGAAGACAAAACAGATGGAGATGAGAATTACTGTGTTTCTTCGGGGTGCTGGAAAAAGGAGCACTAGTGCAAATTGAGATACGGAAAAACAAAACATTTTTCAtcgaaagagaaaagaaaaaaaaggttcAGACACACTGATATAACCATGCAATTGACTAAGACGATTGAAAATATAGATGTcacagataataataataataataaataaataaataatgaaaactaTTTATTGTTAGATAAAACTAGTCAATTAGAAATATATTTGATAGGATGAAAtagaataaattaattaaaaaattcttatATTTGATAGAATAGTGACTATgatattgacaaaatattttatcaattaatAAACATTGATTCAGAAAGTTTGCTAATCCACTTTGTCAAGATCCAAGAggctctctctttttttttggtGTCAGAAGAGACCATGATGTTTTTTTCCAAGAAAGTCATATATAtctaaaagaaataataaaatcacTTAGTACTAAGACCTTATACACCAAGTAGACATCATCATTATGACTTAACATCAGAAAGTCAAACTTAATGATTCATGCTTTTGGATGAATTTTGACTAAAAGTTTCATCTTATAATTCAGGTCAATGGCCTAATGCTGAAAATTTTAAATCACATGGCTATGGAGAAATTTCtctattattttcatttattattctTTTGTACTATTTTTCTTTATCATGTACTCTTGTAAGCTTTCACACAATTATAAGAGTACATGATGAGTAATTGGATGAAATAATGGCAAGAAAGGTGATGAGTACAAAATCATCAAGAGTGTATAACATCTCGCGTGAATCAGTAAGAGATATTTACTATACCGATTTCTCAATATTACAGTTGTGGAACCAAAATTAACTTTGATGAAATTGATATGTACCATGACTCTTTCAATAACAAAACTTATGAATCTGGAATATATATGTGATACATGATAGAAGTAATTATTAGTCCTAATCTGCATGAATTCTTCAAACCGAAtaagaacttgaaataggaaataCAACTACGAGCATGAATTTAGTTTCAACGAAAGCATGGTAGATAATGTAAAGGTATAAACTACAACAAATAACCTGATTGAAGAAATCATTTTTCTTATCTTATAGCGTCGTTTAAACGATCTAtatggaagaagatgaagcagaaACAAGAGAAAAACCTTCTAAGGGGATTAGGATGACAACGTCGAAACTCTTCGTCAATGAGGAACGAAGAGATGTCAAGATAATGTACTAAACTCTTGGGGACCAATCCTTGATATAGAGGATTTGATCTATTATCAACTCATAAATAATAACAGATCCGACTAAAGGATTCTACATATTCAACCCACATTCAATAACCTAAAATCTAATAACTTTAAGTTAGATCATTTAAATGGGTTCGGTTCTTATTCCCATATGTAATTTATATTAAGCCCACCTTATAAAGATTaaatccaacaatctctcacttgggCTACATGTGATGTGTATATGATATATGAGTATAACTTTAATTGATAATAAACTTTATGGATACAGAATATCCCTGTAAATAATATGGTCATTAAATTCATTAGTATAGGACTAAAAAAATCATACCTACTATATATGACTGTAACAAACTCTAACAGTAATCACAATAttaatgtcattaatgacataaatTAAGATGTGGATGTATAGTAtggaaattacatgaaatatATGAGATCAATACATGTGAATTTTCAATTGGTCCTAAATGACTCAAAAGGGTCTAATTATATTTGTAAACACTTTATACTAAACTGCAACAACAAATTATCATCTAAACCTAATGATTTCAAAAGGattatttatcatattttttggTCATTTCTATAcgcgttttaaaaaattatttcataaaCAAGCAGGGGAAGCATAAGAATTACATAAATTATTACAATACATGTATCACAGTGTTTTCAAACCACAAGTGAATGGTAAGTCAtccagtaataaaaatatcgatccatagggactgttgattatgCATTAGAGATTTCACAATGTAAGTTATCTAAATGATTAAAGGTTAGTTGAAGGCTTGTAAGCAagagattgagagagagagagagttgagaaAGAGAGAGAAATTGTAAGCAAGAGAGAGGGAGTGATCGAGGGAGAGTGAAGATGGTTTTGGGGGgatgattctaggatttcgatttcattatGATATTAATTAATGTCCCTATATATTATTCATCTCCTTGCCCTCCATGTTTATGATCTTGTATAGATTCTAACCAAACTACTAGTATGACTCTGCGAAAGTTACATCGGAGTGTTTACACTATTTGTACTTGAATGTtactaagtagaagaggtaatatAGAAAGTCCGGTTAAAAAAATACCCCTTGTCACTAAGGGTTCCCTAATCATTAGGGGCCCCTAGTTCATATATCAACATCATATTAtaattacttcctacatcctagatcggGAGAATCTACTTCATATGAAAGGGGGACAGAACTAATATACAAAAAATAGCATTTTACAACTCAATAcgtgaaataaagaaaagaaaaatgtttATCAATGAATTCCAGCATTGTTGAAGGTGTTCCTTTGCTCCGGAGGAAGACAGATCATTGAGAGTGGCTCTTGGAAGAGGTTTTAGAGTTTCCTCCAAGGGGAGAACCTTTCCCTAAGGAAAGGGGTGAAGCCCCAAATCGAAGATAGGTCAAAAGGAgagaaaatttccttttataaactaGGGCACGACCCCCTCGCTTTCTCCGCTATACGACGATGCCTCAAGGCACGACCTGCCCATGGGTATCCCTGGAAAATATAGGCATGACTGATCGTGGGGTTTTCTAGGAATAGAGGCATGACCATTCCTTTAGGGATGACACAGTCATGTGTTTTTGCCTAGAGACCTAACACAGTTGTGCCTCAGGGCACAACTTGACCATGTGTAGCGCTGAGCAATGCATGACCATGCCTTGATGCATGACCTGCTCGTGTGGACTTCTAAGGGTGGCTCCGGGGAGACACGAACTTGTCTCCAAGAGACACGGTCGTGCCAGCTGATCAGTGTTGACACAACCCTGTTTTACTATTCTTTCTCCTCCaaagtgttgggaccttgacgttcgctagagggggatgaatagcggctcacccaacgTTTGCTTCCTATAATGGTTAGCATGCACAtaggaatacaaaaacaaatactaacaagagaaagcaaacctaacatgttgatttaacatggttcggagataaagttcctactccacgactgcccataaggtggacgatctcgatccgtcggtggatgactccccataaaacctccggctagttcacgtagctccttgtgggtggagaaatctcgccacaaactCACACAAGCACGCTATCCACACAAGAGcactttggagactctaataggggttaatcaCCTCTATTTTCGACAACCATggacaagcacctcgagctctcTTAAATAGAGTTCGGGAGGAAACACCTAACTGTGTTTCTCGCCAtaagtcgactggtacaaccactagttgactggtcctaagtgaaattcgaccgttacaagccaacggtcgactaccagtcgactgatgaaaacaccagtcgactgctacagtaacgctacagtattgTACAGTAACACTACATTACTGCTACAGTGTACACTGaaattttaccctgagtataatctctcatgcactcatcctTTCTTGcataacctagacctagccttctagcctcttccatcagccttgcgtcctcGGATGCCTCCTTATCCTTCACGCATTGCCTTCTGGAGTTTCCATTAGCCTTGTCATCATTGTCGGGTCTTCACTGCCAAGAGCCacgctccgggacttcatcctttgtcaagtcacacttggacttacattgccaagactatatacttggacttacaccgccaagactcacccttggacttttcttgttgtacctatTTCCTACACAGtcacaatgtatatcaaatacaacaataaacctaacttgaacctttgcccaaacatcaaaacctagggtacccaggttgctccaacaatctctccatttttgatgtttggcaacttgtttaagttagggaaacaatatagcaatacatatgcaaataaatatgcaaattaactcatgcataaataatggaacctaaatccctacgctccccctttacctaagctcccccCTGAggtaggatttcttgcaaaggtaaacttctctccctttgctaataaatgagcaatcgctcccccttcacctaagctcccccttgagctaggatttcttgcaaaggtgtgtaggtttcccacttaaatctaaacttctccccctttgctataCATCAAAAGAGCTCCAAAAATATcctaattattggactctttgatctctaatgaccataaagatcatgtattaatcctccataagattacatacatgttcaccactcttttggtcattttctaatgttgaaaaatattttcagaccgtatcagtcgactgtcataagtctcagtcgactgctatagtaaaaATGAGGTTACAGAGATATTTAGTGCTCAaaattactgttaccagtcgactggtaactgtaccagtcgattggtactctATTTCTATAAAAATCAGCCTTTCtaacccaacttcagaaatgtacTAGAAATTCCATATACCTCCAAAAATCCTAAATTTTGTAGAGAGACCTATTTTATCCATGTTTACttggtaaaaatatatataaaaatatatttatcatagatcccaagattgacataaaatttaaaactagctaaatggttcaattgaaccttcacttaaagtcctagttttggctttctctttATGTATCttcccatactaaaccataatgcattgctAGCATTAGTTTGTATGACATCtgtacatcaaaaactaattttcatgcaatatgaacccaatcgATATTTCaatgcatgaaacacatcccaattgtgctAACCCGCTAGGTTAGAGAtttaagtccgtctcctaaccactttgCACATTTGATAACTCAACTATCATGGGTCTCAGaagctcttcctaaccttaggaatcttaaccttagtcacctcccgtgatgactcatccactatgactaTACCCACATGATGTACCataggtgacacttggcctacaaacttgactttcttaaccttagacaccttatctttggttaatttcttcttgtccttcaccTTCGACATCtaatccttgccataattatatgtcaccctagcatattccttcttattggccttagatgactctcccttatcCTTTGTCACACCtctcttaccaatgtcatgtgccatCCTAGCACTTGACCTCCACTTGGCATGGGAGGGACCCAATTTGACACTTTTGGATCTTTGACCACCTAAACAGATGTCAAGTcctctaggtccaataatgaacctatctaggactttctccatttcttcaagccttaccttcaaggcttaatccctagacctacccaccttcctaggcatatgtctcccctttttAGGATTTATacttaggttttcacccactttccttcccttaagcaaagtggtttgggtcttattaggtctacccttactagatttagcatgaataagtctcctagggttatcacctacattaaacctattcctatcattgtacctaaatccatgattatgcttgggtaaataatctatagtatttctaacaagcatataagaattagagcttggattaaactttaaaataagGATTACCTTTCCTTTTatctttgaagctcccccttgacttgagctctcctctccttgggcacttcatATGGTAGTGTCCCCACTCATCACAAGTAAAgaatctaatgtgcttcttctctttcttcttcctataACTCACATTTgtttctaaattaattttagtgagtttagggtttacctcctttaccttcttgagcgaaggacacctactcttgtagtgccccatcttaccacactcaaagcatttgatgtggtcctttgtgctcttcttggtagttgaggtggagggttgagcttccaagatctcctcttccttagattgctcttcttcctcttcacttgatgatatggatggttccacttcttcctcccttgaagatgtagatgatacctcctcatcttcattttcctcctcagatgttgagcatgtgttaacaaccgattggtccttctctttttgaaccaatgagcccttctccttgggctcctccactacTTGGAGTTTTGTAGGATCCTCATGAAGcgtaattacctttttccaaaggtcacttgtgttcttgtattcacctacattcaataccaaattaagaggtaataaattaatcaaaattctagttacctccttgtccacctccgattgctccctttgctcctcagTCCAATACCGAGGCCAGACTCAAACGGTTCCtccaaaattctagttaccttctAGTTCCCTTCTTGTGCATTAGAGATTCAAACGGTTCCTCCAACATTGTCCATTGGTtctaatccatttggaaccaagtctctaACCGCTTTCTCCAATACTCGAAATCATCTCGATCGTATGGAGATgggattcggatatcccatcctagaGGTCCTTTGGACTCCATCTTCCTCTAGCGCTTTGCTCTCTTAAcgattagtccgtagaagagtgacctgctctgataccacttgttggaacctTGGCATCTGCTAGagtggggtgaatagcggctcacccaacgtttgcttcctacaatggttacaTGCATaggaaaatacaaaaacaaatactaataagagaaagcaaacctaacatgtTGATTTAACGTGattcagagataaagctcctactccacgactgtccgtaagatggacaatcctgatccatcggtggatgactccccggaaaacctccggctagctcatgtagctccttgtgggtggagaaacctcaccacaaacttgcACAAGCACGCTAGGCACACAAGAGcactttggagactctaataggggttaaccacctctattttcgtcaaccATGGCCAAACACCCTGAGCTCTCTTTAATAGAGCTTGGGAAGAAACACCTAACTATGTTTCCCACCAGTTGATTGGTACAACCACTactcgactggtcctaagtgaaatttgaccgttacaagcCAACAATTagctaccagtcgattgatgaaaatATCAGTCGACAGCTACATGAACGcgacagtactactacagtaacacTGTAATACACACTACATTACTGCTACAGTTGTGCTGCAGTGCACATTgaaattttaccctgagtacaatctctcacgcactcgtccttgcccgcacaacctagatctagccttctagcctcctccatcaaccttgcgcCCCTCGGATTGTTgagaatttcgggccgcaaaaatcgctttttcgcgttgcgaaaaccccgattcccatgccaccggatccgtgcgaagtaaaataatttcGTAAAATTtcaagtacgagtttctaacccctagatctacactagatttacatgttaagagatttacccttgatgcgatgcccttcacaatcccgctcatccaaaggtTCGCctgatctcgagatcgtcaagtgtacgatcctctatgcgtatccacacgaacaaactaggtggagaagaccaaacaaaggtgtgctagcaccttaggttgttcgcccaaggaggaggagagggagaggaaaatgagagcaaggaagaagatgagagtaactttgcttgaatgaaaattaatccatctattcaaccataagtggccgaccactattggagttgtaacctccattctcatttaatgtggccattaaagaggagatttgtaacctccatgaggtggcacacatatgtgctaaacatgatgatgcgtAACACCATTAtgggccacttaatgccaactcacaaatgaggtggcaaatggtcaagtcaaacttgacctttcatcttccttctcaagtcaagttaaacttgagcaaatctctctcatggttgatctaatctaaccatttgattcaaaccaacttaatataatgaatctaattcatttaattaaattgattcaatgagtcataatctaaattagactcattgaatacatgaatcaacttgagtccaactcaattagttcaattaggattactcttaatccaatttgattcatcacatgaatctaatcctcttggttcatcatatgaacctaatctctatctaattgtcctttgtgtgtgaccctataggttcttgtgacgttggcaatgctcctaaactcatttagaagcataagtaatgagcggtatctagcaatacatcattactagccaagttacaagaatgttgagatccaatatcaccttgtgactactaattgtgactcttcacaatatatgacattgtccttctatcctagacatctagattgatcaatgtgaggcatagaccgtgtcatcctcttatcaatctaaatcttgaatcccaagtagactcactcgatcaaatgagctcaatatctcatattgactcatttgggcatggccatacacttagtggtctcactctatcaagaatatcaatgtcactctcgtcatataggagggatagatcccatctacatcactcacatccctctgcataatttgttacatacccagcaatcgcctttatagtccacctagttacgagtgacgtttgacgaagccaaagtacataactccttatgtagggatccatggtgatttcatgtccaaggactaatagtcatactaatagccacatgagaaagtatatgacactcatataatgatccatgatactttctcatggcgggtcattcagtatacattctccaatgtatac
It contains:
- the LOC122026080 gene encoding heat stress transcription factor B-1-like: MHMGQRKSGAAAAAAPSAGAGGGGPAPFLVKTYEMVDEKETQEVISWGEKGESFVVWKPAEFARDLLPLHFKHNNFSSFVRQLNTYGFHKVVPDRWEFTNENFRRGEQSLLCNIRRRKPSTVPASTSHLSSHDKATATARPPPPSSAANSGQLHASSPASSPPPADRLLQLADENEKLRKDNHVLSAELSQTKCRFRELLGFLSNYVDVNKLGFGRATAAVDGGGEGEEDTVAVEKSGGVKLFGVLLQGIGGKRRKRRRCDAWQGISKPLFLQLKN